Within the Nocardioides aurantiacus genome, the region CCCGCTGGTGGTGCCGCAGCTGCGCACCATCACCCTCGGTGGCGCCGTCACCGGTCTCGGCATCGAGTCCACGTCGTTACGCCACGGCCTGCCCCACGAGTCCGTGCTCGAGATGGACGTCTTCACCGGCGCCGGTGAGGTCGTCACGACGAGCCCGACCGAGCACGCCGACCTGTTCACCACCTTCCCCAACTCCTACGGCTCGCTCGGCTACGCCACCCGGCTGCGCATCGAGCTGATGCCGGTCACCTCCCACGTGGCGCTGCGCCACGTGCGGTTCGAGGAGACCGGCCCGCTCGAGCGGGCCATCGCCGAGATCACCGACACCGGCGCCCTCGACGGCGAGCCGGTCGACCTGCTCGACGGCACCTCCTTCGAGCCCGGCCACCACGTGCTCACCGTGGGCCGGTTCGTCGACAGCGACCAGCCGGGCTCGGACTACACCGGCGCCGGGGTCTACTGGCGCTCGGTGGCCGAGCGCACCACCGACCTGATGACGGTCCGCGACTACCTCTGGCGCTGGGACACCGACTGGTTCTGGTGCTCCCGCGCCTTCGGGGCCCAGCACCCGCTCGTGCGCCGGCTGTGGCCGCGCCGGCTGCGCCGCTCCGACACCTACCACCGGCTCGTGGGCCTCGACCAGCGCTTCGGCGTCGTCGACCGGCTCGACGAGCGCGCCGGCCGCCCGGCCCGCGAGCGCGTCGTGCAGGACGTCGAGGTGCCGGTCGAGCGGCTGGGGGAGTTCCTCGACTGGTTCGACGAGGCCGTCGGCATGCGCCCGGTCTGGCTGTGCCCGCTGCGACTGCGCGACTCCGTGCCCGGGACGAACCCGTGGCCGACGTACCCCCTGGAGCCGGGGCGCACCTACGTCAACGTCGGCTTCTGGGGGGCGGTCCCCGTCGGCCCCGAGGCCCCCGACGCGCCGCTCAACCGGGCGATCGAGGCGCGCGTCGCCGAGCTCGACGGCCACAAGTCCCTCTACTCCGAGTCCTTCTACGACCGCGAGACCTTCGACCGTCTCTACGACGGTCCCCACCTGGCTGCGGTGAAGCAGCGCTACGACCCCCACGACCGGCTCACGAGCCTCTACGACAAGGCGGTGCGACGACGATGACGACCCTCAAGGACCTCGGTGGCGCAGCCCTCGGGACCACGGCCCCGAAGCTGACCATCGCGCAGATGTTCGAGACCCTGCTGCTCCGCCCGGCGCCGATCCGGTTCACGGCGTACGACGGCAGCAGCTACGGCCCCGCCGACGCCCCCTTCGGGCTGGACCTCAAGACCGAGCGCGGCCTGGCCTACCTGGTCACCGCCCCCGGTGACCTCGGACTGGCCCGCGCCTACGTCTCCGGCGACCTCGACGTGCACGGCGTCCACCCGGGCGACCCCTACGCCGGCATGGTCACGCTGCTGCGCTCGATGCGCTTCCGTCGGCCCAGCCCCGGCCAGGCGGTGGCCCTGATGCGCTCGATCGGCCTCTCGCAGCTGCTGCCCCCGCCCCCGCCGCCGCAGGAGCACCTGCCGCGCTGGCGCCGGGTGATGGAGGGGCTGCGCCACTCCTCCGAGCGCGACTCCCAGGTGATCTCGCACCACTACGACGTCTCCAACCGGTTCTACGAGATGGTCCTCGGGCCCTCCATGACCTACACCTGCGCGCTGTTCGAGACCGAGGACAGCTCGCTCGAGGAGGCCCAGCGCGCGAAGTACGAGCTCGTCGCCCGCAAGCTCGCGCTGCAGCCGGGCCAGCGGCTGCTCGACGTCGGCTGCGGCTGGGGTGGCATGGTGCGCCACGCCGCCCGCGAGCACGGCGCCCGCGCGCTCGGCGTGACGCTCTCGCGCGAGCAGGCCGAGTGGGCGCAGGAGAAGATCCGCGAGGAGGGTCTGGAGCACCTCGCCGAGGTCCGCCACCTCGACTACCGCGCGGTCCAGGAGACCGGCTTCGACGCGGTCAGCTCGATCGGCCTGACCGAGCACATCGGTGTCGACCAGTACCCCGTCTACTTCGGCTTCCTGCGCGACAAGCTGGTCCCCGGCGGGCGGCTGCTCAACCACTGCATCACCCGCCCGACCAACAGGCCGACGGCGACCGGAGCGTTCATCGACCGCTACGTCTTCCCCGACGGCGAGCTGACCGGCTCGGGCCGCATCATCACCGAGGCCCAGGACGCCGGCCTGGAGGTGCAGCACGAGGAGAACCTCCGGGTCCACTACGCCCACACCCTCGCCGGCTGGTGCCGCAACCTCGAGGCGCACTGGGACGAGGCCGTCGCCGAGGTCGGCGAGGGCACGGCCCGCGTCTGGGGCCTCTACATGGCCGGCTCCCGGATGGGCTTCGAGCGCAACGAGATCCAGCTCCACCAGGTGCTGGCCACGCGCACCGACGAGGAGGGCCGCAGCGGGTTCCCGCTGCGCCCCGACTGGGTGTGAGACCGGCACCGGCGGATAGCCTCCGGGGATGACCTCTGCCCGTACGACGCACCGCGCCGTCGTGCGCTCGCGACGGCAGGTCTCCGAGCACCTGCTCCGGCTCGAGCTCACCACCGACGGGACGCTGGCCTCGACCGGCGTCGCCGACGAGTGGCTGGCCCTGACGGTGCCCGGGCAGTTCCAGACGCGCTACTACACGGTCCGCTCGCTCGAGGGTGACGACCTGGTGCTCGACGTGGTCGTCCACGACGAGGGCCTGGTGACCGGTTGGGCGCAGACCGACTGCGTCGGCGACGAGGTCGGCCTCGGGGCGCCCAAGGGCTCCTTCGAGCTGCCGCCCGACGCCGGCTGGGTGGTGCTGGCCGGTGACCTGACGGCGTTGCCCGCGATGGCCCGGATCGCCTCCTCGGTCGCCGGCTCGCTCCCGCTGACGGTGCACGCCGAGACGCCCGACGGGCCGCTGCCCGACTACCTCGGTGTCGAGGCCACCTGGCACCACGCCGAGCCGGGCAGCAGCGAGCTCGCCCGCACCGTCGCCGGCCTGGACTGGCCCGACGGCCCGGGCTACTTCTGGATGGCCGGGGAGTCCGCGCAGATGCGCGACATCCGGCGTCACGTGCGTCGGGACCTCGGGTGGGACTCCAAGCACCACGAGGTGATGGGCTACTGGAGCGGCAGCCGCGGTCGTCAGGCGCGGCGCGTCGACCCCGGTCCGCTCTACGCCCGCGGCCGCGCGGCTGGCAAGACCGACGAGCAGATCTGGGCCGAGTACGACGAGAGCAGGGACCGAGCATGACCACCCCACCCACCGCACCCCCCGAGGGCGCGGCACCGCACCGGTCGGGGTTCGCCTGCTTCGTCGGCCGCCCCAACGCCGGCAAGTCGACGCTGACCAACGCGATCGTCGGCACCAAGGTGGCGATCACCTCCTCCAAGCCGCAGACCACCCGCACCGTCGTGCGCGGCATCGTGCACCGGCCCGACGCGCAGCTCGTGCTCGTCGACACCCCCGGGCTGCACAAGCCCCGCACGCTGCTGGGCGAGCGGCTCAACGACCTGGTCGTCACCACGTGGGCCGAGGTCGACGTGGTGGCCGTCTGCTTCCCGGCCGACCAGAAGCCGGGTCCCGGCGACCGGTTCCTGGTCGACGAGCTGGCCAAGGTCCGGCGTACGACGAAGTTCGCGATCGCCACCAAGACCGACCTCGTCACGCCCGAGCAGCTCGGCCAGCACCTGCTGGCCATCGACCGCCTCGGTCGCGAGACCGGCACCGAGTGGGCCGAGATCGTGCCCGTCTCGGCCGTCAACGGCGACCAGGTGCAGCTGCTGGCCGACCTGCTGGTGCAGCGGCTGCCCGAGGGGCCGCAGCTCTACCCCGACGGCGACCTGACCGACGCACCCGAGGAGGCGATCGTCGCGGAGCTGATCCGCGAGGCCGCGCTCGAGGGCGTGCGCGACGAGCTGCCGCACTCGATCGCGGTCGTGGTCGAGGAGATGGGCCTGCGCGAGGGTCGCCCCGCGGACAAGCCGCTGCTGGAGATCCACGCCAACCTGTTCGTGGAGCGCTCCTCCCAGAAGGGCATCGTGATCGGCCACAAGGGCTCGCGCCTGAAGGAGGTGGGCACCGCCGCCCGCCACCAGATCACCGCGATGCTCGGCACCCCGGTCTACCTCGACCTGCACGTCAAGATCGCCAAGGACTGGCAGCGCGACCCCAAGCAGCTGCGCCGGCTCGGCTTCTAGAGGCGCCCCCCGGGGCGGGGTGGCGGCGTCGGTGGCGGCCGGTAGCGTCGCCGCGTGACCGCCACGACCGCTCCCACCTGGGAGGAGCTCTACGACGCGCGTGCCCGCGCGCGGTGGGTCGAGGAGCCGGCCAAGCGGGTCAGCGCGCCCGAGCGGACGCCCTTCGAGCGCGACCGGGCACGGGTCGTCCACGCCGCGTCGCTGCGCCGGCTCGCGGCCAAGACGCAGGTGCTCGGGCCCGGCACCGACGACTTCGTCCGCAACCGGCTGACCCACAGCCTCGAGGTGGCCCAGGTCGCGCGCGACCTCGCCCACCCGCTGGGGTGCCACCCCGACCTCGCCGAGACCGCGGCGCTGGCCCACGACCTCGGGCACCCGCCGTTCGGCCACAACGGCGAGACCGTGCTCGACGAGCTCGGCGCCGCGGCCGGCGGCTTCGAGGGCAACGCCCAGACGCTGCGCATCCTGACCCGGCTGGAGGCCAAGTCCTTCGCCGCCGACGGCCGCTCGGTGGGGCTCAACCTGACCCGCGCGACGCTCGACGCCTGCACCAAGTACCCCTGGACCCGCTCCGACGCCCCGACCGACCGCCCCGGCAAGTTCGGCGTCTACGACGACGACCGGGCCGTCTTCGGGTGGCTGCGCGAGGGGGTCGGCGGCGCCCGCCGCGCGGTCGAGGCGCAGGTGATGGACGTCGCCGACGACATCGCCTACTCCGTGCACGACCTCGAGGACGGCGTCGTGCTGGGCGGCATCGACCTGGCGCTGCTCGACGACCCGGGGGAGCGGGCCGCGGTCTTCGCCACGGTGCGCGAGCTCTACCTGCCCGACGTCGACGAGGCGGCGCTCGAGGAGGCCCTGGGGCGGGTGCGCTCGGTCGGCTCGTGGCCCGGCACGGCGTACGACGGGTGCCGGCGGGCGCTGGCGTCGCTGAAGAACCTCACCAGCGACCTCATCGGGGTCTTCTGCGGCGAGGTCCACCGCGCGACCGTCGAGCGGCACGGCCCCGGGCCGCTGGCGCGCCACCGCGCCGACCTGGTGGTGCCCGACGGGACGCTCGCCGAGGTCTCGGTGCTCAAGGGGGTCGCGGCCCACTACGTCATGCGCTCGGCGGCCCGGCTGGGCGTGATGGAGCGTCAGCGCGAGCTGGTCGGCGAGCTCCACGAGGCGCTCGCCCGCCGCGGCGAGGACGCGCTCGACCCGGCGCACGCGGCGGACTTCCGCGACGCGGCCGACGACCACGGCCGCACCCGGGTCCTGCTCGACCAGCTGGCCAGCCTCACCGACGCCTCGGCGGTCGCCTGGCACGCGCGGCTGTGCCGTTGACCCGGGGCACCCGCCCGCTCGCGCGCCGCGCGAGGATGGGGCCATGAGCGATCGTCTGGTCTGGCTGCCCTTCGACCCCGCCGAGCTGGGGGAGCTGCCCGAGGGGCTGCGCTACGAGCACGTCGACCCCGACAGCGACGAGGTGCCGGCGAGCGTCGAGGAGGTGACGTTCGTGGTGATGCACTACCGGTTCAGCAGGTCCGACGGCGAGCTGCTGGCCCGGATGCCGCGCCTGGAGGTCCTGCAGACCCAGACGGCCGGGGTCGAGCACGTCCGCCCCTACCTGCCCGAGGGCGTCACGATGTGCAACGGTCGGGGCATCCACGACACCTCGACCGCCGAGCTCGCCCTGACCCTGACGCTGGCCTCGCTGCGCGGGATCCCCGGGTTCGTCCGTGCGCAGGACCGCGGCGCCTGGGCGGCCGAGCGCCGGGAGTCGCTGGCCGACAAGACGGTGCTGATCGTGGGCTACGGCCAGATCGGTGCCGCCATCGAGGAGCGGGTCCGCGCCTTCGAGGCAGACGTGGTGCGGGTCGCCCGCAGCGCCCGGGACGGCGTCCACCCCATCGGCGACCTGCCCTCGCTGCTGCCGTCCGCGGACGTCGTGATCGTCGTGGTGCCCGGCACCGAGGAGACCGTCGGCCTCTTCGACGCGGCCATGCTGGCCCGGATGCGCGACGGCGCCCTGCTGGTCAACGTCGCCCGCGGCCCCGTCGTCGACACCGACGCGCTCCTCGCCGAGCTCACCAGCGGCCGCCTGCACGCCGGCCTCGACGTCACCGACCCCGAGCCGCTGCCCGAGGGACACCCCCTGTGGGACGCCCCCGGCCTGCTGCTCACCCCGCACGTCGGCGGCGCCAGCAGCGCCATGCAGCCCCGCGCCCGCCGGCTCGTCCGCGAGCAGCTCGAGCGGTACGCCGCCGGCGACGACCTCGCCAACGTGGTGACGGGCGACTACTAGGCGGTTTCTCCCCGGCGCGGTTCCGGAGGGGCCCCGGCTGTTCCAGCGCCCCCGGCGGAGCGCTGGTCGGAGAGCGAGGGTGCGCACGGGGACCGGGCCCGGTCGCGGGTGCTTCTCGGCGTACGTCGCCCCGCGGGCCGCTGCGCCGGAGAGCCTGTCGCTGCGCGGGGGTCGTGGTCCCGGCGCAGTGCCGGTCTCCCAGGCCACCTTGGGAGACCGTCGACCCGACCCGACCCACCCGAGACCCACGACAAGCAAGGACCGACCCGGCACAGCCGGGTCGGTCCTCGCGTCGAGCAGGTCGAGCAGGTGGTGCGTCAGCTCAGGGCAGGTCGCCCTTCGGGCCGGTGTCCTCGCCGGCGCGCAGGCGCTCGGGGTTGAGCTCACCGTCGGCCTTGCTCTCCGAGGCCGCACCCGTGGGGGTGGAGGTGGAGACCACGCCGGTGGGGCCCGAGGTGGAGGAGGACGAGGAGCTGACCTTGTCCTTGGCCGCACCCGAGGCGTCCTTGGCGGCGTCGGCGGCGGAGCTCGCGGTGTCGGCGACCTTCTCCTTCACCAGCGGGGCCTTCTCGCGGGCGAGGTCGGCGGCCTGGTGCGCCTTCTCCTGCACGCGGGGGTCGTTCTTGACCTTCTCGTAGGACTGACGGAGCTGCTCGTAGCGCTCGCGTCCGGCCTTGGCGCCGAGCACGTAGCCGACGCCTCCTGCGGCCAGGACTACCAACTTGCCGATCATGGGGTTCCCTCCTTCTGCTCCCGGTGGGGAGCGTCTGTGGCGGCCGACGCGTCGTCGCGCTGGCCCGCCTCGCGCCGGATCTTGCGCCCGATCGCGGCGTCCTTGTCACGCTGCTTGCGCAGCTTCTTGATGTTGCGGGTGTCGCGCGGGGGCAGCTGCAGGTCCTCCTCGGCGGGCAGACCGGCCTGCAGCTGACGCCCCCGCTCCAGCTCGGAGTCGAGCTCGGCGCCGAAGAGCAGCGCCAGGTTGGTGATCCACACGAACAGCAGCGCCACGATGACCGAGGCGGCTGCGCCGTAGGTCTTGCTGTAGTTGGCGAACGTCGCCAGGTAGAGACCGAAGGCGACCGAGGCGACGATCCAGATGCCGATGGCCGCCGCGGCGCCCACCGAGATCCACTTGAACTTCGGCTGCTGGATGTTGGGGGTGACGTAGTAGAGCAGGCCCACCAGCACCACGACCATGACCAGCACGAGGGGCCACTTCACGATCGCGAAGGTGGTCACGGCCGCGTCGCCGAGGCCCACCACGTTGCCGATCGACTGCAGGATCGGCCCGGAGACCACCAGCAGCACGAGGACCGTCGCGGCGAGGAGGACCGAGACGAAGGTCAGCAGCAGCATCACGGGGCGGAGCTTCCAGAACGGACGCCCCTCCTCGATCTCGTAGATCTTGTTCATCGCCCGGCTGAACGCGCCGACGTAGCCCGAGGCGGACCACAGCGCGGCGACCAGACCGACGACGAGGCCGACGCCGGCGGCGTCGGACTGGGCCACCGAGGTCAGGAACGGCTCGATCGTGCCGAGGATCTGCGAGGACACGAGCGGGCGCAGGATCTTGAGCACGTTGTCGACCGCCGCGGCCGGGTCCGCGAAGACGCCGATCGTCGAGATGAGCGCGATCGCGGCCGGGAAGACGGCCAGCACGGCGTAGTAGGTCAGCGCCGCCGCGAGGTCGGTGCACTGGTCCTCGGTGAACTCGTGCAGCGTCTTGCGCAGCACGAAGCCCCACGACTGCTTGTGCAGGTCGGTGGGCGACTCGGGCTTGTCCTCGTGGGAGGCCCCCTCGGGGGTCGCGGTCGAGACGTCGTCGCTGCTGCGGCGTACGTCGGCCCCGCTCAACGCCGGCTCCGCCAGGCGATGATCAGCAGCGCGAGCAGGACGCCGGCCGCGGCGCCTGCACCGGCACCGAGGAGCGCGGGCTCGGGGGAGCCGTCGTCGGTCGTGGCGCGGTTCTTCACGTCGGCGACCTTGTGCTTGGCCTGGGCCTTGACGTCGAGCTTCTGGGTCAGCTGGTCGACGGTGCCGGCCAGCTGCTCGCGCTGCCGCTCGATGTCGGCCTGGATCTCCTGGGGGGTCTGGCTCATGCGCGCTGTCCCTTCACGGTGGCGATGTCGTCCTTGAGGCCCTGCTGGGCCTTCTCGGGGGCGAGCGGGGTGGCCTGCTGGACCTTGCCCTTGCCGGTGAGGGCGAGGATCCCTGCGATGGCGAAGAGCACGACCGCGACGATCAGGGCGGCGAGCCAGCCGTCGAGCACGAGGCTGAGCGCGAGGACGGCAGTGGCGACGAGGGTGCCGAAGCCGAAGAAGGCGAGCAGCCCGGCGGCGCTGAACATGCCGATGCCGACGCCGACCTTCTTGCCCTTCTGGGCCAGCTCGGCCTGGGCGAGGCGCATCTCGGAGCGGATCAGCTCGGGCACCTGGGTGGTCAGCTGGTTGACCAGGGCGCCCAGCGTGGGGTCGGCTCCCTGGCGGGGGTCGTGGGTCTGGGTGGTGGGCACCGCTGTGGAGCCCGACTGGTCGGTCATGGGTGTCCCGTAGCCCGTTTGCCCCCCGCTCAAACCCCGGACGCCCCCGCCACGGCCGGGGCGGGGTGTCGGCCGGCCCCCGTAGACTCCGCGTCGTGGCAGGGCGGATCAAGGACGAGGACATCGCGGAGGT harbors:
- a CDS encoding SAM-dependent methyltransferase; the protein is MTTLKDLGGAALGTTAPKLTIAQMFETLLLRPAPIRFTAYDGSSYGPADAPFGLDLKTERGLAYLVTAPGDLGLARAYVSGDLDVHGVHPGDPYAGMVTLLRSMRFRRPSPGQAVALMRSIGLSQLLPPPPPPQEHLPRWRRVMEGLRHSSERDSQVISHHYDVSNRFYEMVLGPSMTYTCALFETEDSSLEEAQRAKYELVARKLALQPGQRLLDVGCGWGGMVRHAAREHGARALGVTLSREQAEWAQEKIREEGLEHLAEVRHLDYRAVQETGFDAVSSIGLTEHIGVDQYPVYFGFLRDKLVPGGRLLNHCITRPTNRPTATGAFIDRYVFPDGELTGSGRIITEAQDAGLEVQHEENLRVHYAHTLAGWCRNLEAHWDEAVAEVGEGTARVWGLYMAGSRMGFERNEIQLHQVLATRTDEEGRSGFPLRPDWV
- a CDS encoding YihY/virulence factor BrkB family protein; its protein translation is MSGADVRRSSDDVSTATPEGASHEDKPESPTDLHKQSWGFVLRKTLHEFTEDQCTDLAAALTYYAVLAVFPAAIALISTIGVFADPAAAVDNVLKILRPLVSSQILGTIEPFLTSVAQSDAAGVGLVVGLVAALWSASGYVGAFSRAMNKIYEIEEGRPFWKLRPVMLLLTFVSVLLAATVLVLLVVSGPILQSIGNVVGLGDAAVTTFAIVKWPLVLVMVVVLVGLLYYVTPNIQQPKFKWISVGAAAAIGIWIVASVAFGLYLATFANYSKTYGAAASVIVALLFVWITNLALLFGAELDSELERGRQLQAGLPAEEDLQLPPRDTRNIKKLRKQRDKDAAIGRKIRREAGQRDDASAATDAPHREQKEGTP
- a CDS encoding deoxyguanosinetriphosphate triphosphohydrolase, producing MTATTAPTWEELYDARARARWVEEPAKRVSAPERTPFERDRARVVHAASLRRLAAKTQVLGPGTDDFVRNRLTHSLEVAQVARDLAHPLGCHPDLAETAALAHDLGHPPFGHNGETVLDELGAAAGGFEGNAQTLRILTRLEAKSFAADGRSVGLNLTRATLDACTKYPWTRSDAPTDRPGKFGVYDDDRAVFGWLREGVGGARRAVEAQVMDVADDIAYSVHDLEDGVVLGGIDLALLDDPGERAAVFATVRELYLPDVDEAALEEALGRVRSVGSWPGTAYDGCRRALASLKNLTSDLIGVFCGEVHRATVERHGPGPLARHRADLVVPDGTLAEVSVLKGVAAHYVMRSAARLGVMERQRELVGELHEALARRGEDALDPAHAADFRDAADDHGRTRVLLDQLASLTDASAVAWHARLCR
- a CDS encoding DUF3618 domain-containing protein, whose translation is MSQTPQEIQADIERQREQLAGTVDQLTQKLDVKAQAKHKVADVKNRATTDDGSPEPALLGAGAGAAAGVLLALLIIAWRSRR
- a CDS encoding siderophore-interacting protein, with amino-acid sequence MTSARTTHRAVVRSRRQVSEHLLRLELTTDGTLASTGVADEWLALTVPGQFQTRYYTVRSLEGDDLVLDVVVHDEGLVTGWAQTDCVGDEVGLGAPKGSFELPPDAGWVVLAGDLTALPAMARIASSVAGSLPLTVHAETPDGPLPDYLGVEATWHHAEPGSSELARTVAGLDWPDGPGYFWMAGESAQMRDIRRHVRRDLGWDSKHHEVMGYWSGSRGRQARRVDPGPLYARGRAAGKTDEQIWAEYDESRDRA
- a CDS encoding phage holin family protein — encoded protein: MTDQSGSTAVPTTQTHDPRQGADPTLGALVNQLTTQVPELIRSEMRLAQAELAQKGKKVGVGIGMFSAAGLLAFFGFGTLVATAVLALSLVLDGWLAALIVAVVLFAIAGILALTGKGKVQQATPLAPEKAQQGLKDDIATVKGQRA
- a CDS encoding FAD-binding oxidoreductase, translating into MTALLPPASRRPASTTGRAAHAAAVRRLQQSYAALPPGSPVRLAKRTSNLFRPRETVAGSGLDVSGLTGVIEVDPGARTADVQGMCTYEDLVDVTLAHGLVPLVVPQLRTITLGGAVTGLGIESTSLRHGLPHESVLEMDVFTGAGEVVTTSPTEHADLFTTFPNSYGSLGYATRLRIELMPVTSHVALRHVRFEETGPLERAIAEITDTGALDGEPVDLLDGTSFEPGHHVLTVGRFVDSDQPGSDYTGAGVYWRSVAERTTDLMTVRDYLWRWDTDWFWCSRAFGAQHPLVRRLWPRRLRRSDTYHRLVGLDQRFGVVDRLDERAGRPARERVVQDVEVPVERLGEFLDWFDEAVGMRPVWLCPLRLRDSVPGTNPWPTYPLEPGRTYVNVGFWGAVPVGPEAPDAPLNRAIEARVAELDGHKSLYSESFYDRETFDRLYDGPHLAAVKQRYDPHDRLTSLYDKAVRRR
- a CDS encoding 2-hydroxyacid dehydrogenase — encoded protein: MSDRLVWLPFDPAELGELPEGLRYEHVDPDSDEVPASVEEVTFVVMHYRFSRSDGELLARMPRLEVLQTQTAGVEHVRPYLPEGVTMCNGRGIHDTSTAELALTLTLASLRGIPGFVRAQDRGAWAAERRESLADKTVLIVGYGQIGAAIEERVRAFEADVVRVARSARDGVHPIGDLPSLLPSADVVIVVVPGTEETVGLFDAAMLARMRDGALLVNVARGPVVDTDALLAELTSGRLHAGLDVTDPEPLPEGHPLWDAPGLLLTPHVGGASSAMQPRARRLVREQLERYAAGDDLANVVTGDY
- the era gene encoding GTPase Era; the encoded protein is MTTPPTAPPEGAAPHRSGFACFVGRPNAGKSTLTNAIVGTKVAITSSKPQTTRTVVRGIVHRPDAQLVLVDTPGLHKPRTLLGERLNDLVVTTWAEVDVVAVCFPADQKPGPGDRFLVDELAKVRRTTKFAIATKTDLVTPEQLGQHLLAIDRLGRETGTEWAEIVPVSAVNGDQVQLLADLLVQRLPEGPQLYPDGDLTDAPEEAIVAELIREAALEGVRDELPHSIAVVVEEMGLREGRPADKPLLEIHANLFVERSSQKGIVIGHKGSRLKEVGTAARHQITAMLGTPVYLDLHVKIAKDWQRDPKQLRRLGF